From Polaribacter butkevichii, a single genomic window includes:
- the rplX gene encoding 50S ribosomal protein L24, with the protein MKKFKLKSGDTVKVIAGDHKGSEGKVLQIIKDKDRVLVEGVNLVSKHTKPSAQNPQGGIVKKEASLHISNLMLVEDGVAVRVGYKVDGDAKTRVSKKTKK; encoded by the coding sequence ATGAAGAAGTTCAAATTAAAATCAGGAGATACTGTAAAAGTAATTGCAGGAGATCATAAAGGATCTGAAGGAAAAGTTTTACAAATCATTAAAGATAAGGATAGAGTATTGGTAGAAGGTGTTAACTTAGTTTCTAAGCACACAAAACCAAGCGCTCAAAACCCTCAAGGTGGTATTGTAAAGAAAGAAGCTTCACTTCATATTTCTAACTTAATGTTAGTTGAAGATGGTGTAGCTGTGAGAGTAGGTTATAAGGTTGATGGAGATGCTAAAACTAGAGTCTCTAAAAAAACTAAAAAATAA